A portion of the Pseudorasbora parva isolate DD20220531a chromosome 1, ASM2467924v1, whole genome shotgun sequence genome contains these proteins:
- the LOC137083442 gene encoding uncharacterized protein translates to MQTPSATPFADIITSLAVLHQDQHQAMLDLRADQERRFEAIVRGQQEDREKFRSWIDREVRTEAAGLASAPVHVPLHKMGPQDDPEAFIDLFQKAAEACGWPRAQWPVRLIPLLTGEAQAAAQQLPVANLLEYEDLKKAILQRVGRSPEQHRQRFRSLEWGEAGRPFAMAQQLRDSCRRWLLAGGSDVDHIIDLVVLEQFIARLPRKTAELVQCHRPTSLETAIHLAEDHLVACPGVGAPLLTSRSLSPPSVSPSPPIPLPRSRPPGPPRIPPRGRGGMGPGPLGSSRAPPRGAGLLGMGGDSGSGSAPSPRSFSNPLPAAGVAGKPGLACWQCGDPDHFVDRCPRMDIGTMIRIPDVQRTTPDQAGEYQIP, encoded by the coding sequence atgcagacgccctccgccacgccatttgcggacattatcacatccctcgcggtcctccatcAGGACCAACATCAAGCCATGCTGGACCTTCGggcagaccaggagcgccgcttcgaggccattgtccgaggccagcaagaggaccgcgagaagttccggagctggatcgaccgggaggttcgcaccgaagccgccgggctcgccagcgcaccggtccacgtgcccctgcaCAAAATGGGGCCACAGGATGACCCGGAGGCATTTATTGACCTCTTCCAaaaggccgcggaggcctgcgggtggccccgggcacagtggccggtgcgcctgatACCACTACTGACAGGAGAGGCCCAGGCGGCTGCACAACAGctaccggtggcgaacctcctggagtaCGAGGACCTAAAGAAGGCCATcctccagcgggtcggccgctCCCCGGAGCAACACCGACAGAGattccgctccctggagtggggggaggccggccgacccttcgcgatggcccaacagctccgggactcatgccgcagatggctcctggccggcggaagcgacgtggaccacatcatcgatctggtggtactggagcagttcatcgctcggctcccAAGGAAAACTGCCGAGttggtccagtgccaccggcccacgtcgctggagacggccatccacctggcggaggaccacctggtggcgtgcccgggggtcggcgcaccccttttaacctctcgctctctctctcccccctctgtgtctccctctcctcctatccctctccctaggtcccgtcctccgggccctcctcggattccccccagaggccggggtgggatgggccctggaccgctcgggagttcgcgggctccgcccaggggggcggggctgctggggatGGGGGGTGATAGTGGCTCTGGTTCCGCgccctccccgcgctcattttccaacccactccccgccgcaggggtggcgggtaagcctgggctggcctgctggcagtgcggtgatccggatcattttgtggaccgatgtccgaggatggacatcgggacaatgatccggatcccggacgtccagcggaccacccccgatcaagcaggagagtaccaaattcct